One stretch of Pomacea canaliculata isolate SZHN2017 linkage group LG1, ASM307304v1, whole genome shotgun sequence DNA includes these proteins:
- the LOC112577361 gene encoding uncharacterized protein LOC112577361 isoform X2 has protein sequence MTTTHQLMAAAFYLCNLLFLYHVDPVNSLICKNCEQTDPNCNSGEVADAECEPSMPYCITIKGTFSDVLTLCPMTCQTDRCNNKENDP, from the exons atgacaacaacacatcagttAATGGCCGCCGCCTTCTACCTGTGCAATCTTTTGTTTCTCTACCACGTCGACCCCG TCAACAGCTTAATATGCAAGAATTGTGAACAAACTGATCCCAACTGCAACTCCGGAGAAGTGGCAGATGCCGAGTGTGAGCCCTCGATGCCTTACTGCATAACTATTAAAGGTACTTTTTCAGATG TACTGACGTTGTGCCCTATGACCTGCCAAACGGACCGCtgtaacaacaaagaaaacgatCCATGA
- the LOC112577361 gene encoding uncharacterized protein LOC112577361 isoform X1 produces MTTTHQLMAAAFYLCNLLFLYHVDPVNSLICKNCEQTDPNCNSGEVADAECEPSMPYCITIKGTFSDGRIIVHRSCSNESFRTCKTMLFSVLTLCPMTCQTDRCNNKENDP; encoded by the exons atgacaacaacacatcagttAATGGCCGCCGCCTTCTACCTGTGCAATCTTTTGTTTCTCTACCACGTCGACCCCG TCAACAGCTTAATATGCAAGAATTGTGAACAAACTGATCCCAACTGCAACTCCGGAGAAGTGGCAGATGCCGAGTGTGAGCCCTCGATGCCTTACTGCATAACTATTAAAGGTACTTTTTCAGATG GACGTATCATAGTCCATCGTTCCTGCAGCAACGAGTCATTTCGTACGTGTAAAACAATGTTGTTCTCAGTACTGACGTTGTGCCCTATGACCTGCCAAACGGACCGCtgtaacaacaaagaaaacgatCCATGA